In Cellulomonas sp. JZ18, the DNA window TCACACCCGAGGCCCGGAAGCCCGCGGCGGCCGTCACGCCGGGCGAGGTGCCGGGCGAGGTGCCCTCGAGGGCGGGGCCGAGGTGGTCGGTCACGGGGCGACTCCGTTCCGCGGGAGGCCGAGCGTCTCGGGCAGGCCGAGCGCGATGTTGAGGGACTGCACCGCGCCACCCGCGGTGCCCTTGACGAGGTTGTCGATGGCGGTGACGGTCACGACCCGGCCGGCGCGGGCGTCGAGGGCGACCTGGACGAGCGCGGTGTTCGCACCCGTCGTCGCCGCCGTCGTGGGCCAGCGGCCGTCGGGCAGGACGTGCACGAACGGCTCGTCGGCGTACGCCGCGCGCCACGCCGCGCGCAGCTCGTCGTCGGAGGCCTCGACGCCCGGTGCGAGCCGCGCGGTGGCGGTCGCGAGGATGCCGCGCGAGGTCGGCACGAGGACGGGCGTGAAGGACGTGCGCACGTCCGTGGCGCCCGCGCTGCGCAGGTTCTGGGCGATCTCCGGGATGTGCCGGTGCGTGCCGCCGACCGCGTACGGCACGGCCGCACCGAGCGCCTCGGACGCGAGCAGGTGGGGCTTGAGGGACTTGCCCGCCCCCGAGTAGCCGACGGCGAGGACCGCGACGAGGTCGGTGGTGTCGAGCAGGCCGGCGGCGACGCCCGGCTGCAGACCCAGGGTGACGGCGGTGACGTTGCAGCCGGGGACGGCGATGCGGCGGGCGCCTGCGAGCCGGTCGCGCTGGCGGGCCGAGGTCTCGGCGACGACGAGCTCCGGCAGGCCGTAGGTCCACGTGCCGGCATGCGGGCTGCCGTAGTAGGCCTCCCAGTCCCCCGCGTCGACGAGGCGGTGGTCCGCGCCGAGGTCGACGACCACGGGGTCCTCCCCCAGCGCCTCCAGCTCGGCCGCGACCGCGCCGCTCGCGCCGTGCGGGAGCGCCAGGACGACGACGTCGTGCCCGGCGAGCGCCTGCGCGGACGTCGGCTCCAGCACGCGGTCGGCGAGGTCGACCAGGTGCGGGTGGTGGTCCCCCAGCGGTGTGCCCGCGTTGCTGTGGGCCGTCAGCGTGCCGATGCGCGCCTCGGGGTGGTCGAGCAGCAGGCGGAGGACCTCACCGCCCGCGTACCCGCTGGCGCCGGCGACCGCCACGGAGAACGTCATGTGCATGAACATACAGTGGGCTGCACAAAGATACCAACGGTTCCGGTCGCGACCAGCGGGAACAGTCTCGCAGGCGACGCGGTTGCGACGGTCATGCGTGCCGTCGTCGCCGCCCGTGCGGGCGGACCCGAGGTCCTGGAGCCGACCGACGTCGCGGACCCCGCGCCGGGTCCCGACGAGGTGCTCGTGCGCGTCGCCGCCGCGGGGGTCAACTTCATCGACACCTACCGTCGCACGGGGACGTACCCGATGTCCTACCCGCACGTCGTCGGCTCGGAGGGCGCGGGCGAGGTGGTCGCGGTCGGGCCCGAGGTCACGACCCTCGCGCCGGGCGACCGGGTCGCCTGGGCCGACGTCCCCGGCTCCTACGCCGAGCTCGTCGCCGTGCCGGAGCGCTCCGCGCTCGTCGTCCCGCCCGGCCTCGACGACCGGACCGCCGCCGCACTGCCGCTGCAGGGCATGACCGCGCACTACCTCGCGGCGTCGACCTTCCCGCTCGAGCGAGGGCACGACGTGCTGCTGCACGCCGCCGCCGGAGGCGTGGGACTGCTGCTCACCCAGCTCGCGGCCGCGCGCGGCGCCCGCGTGATCGGCACGGTCGGATCGGCCGAGAAGGAGGCGCTGGCCCGCGCGGCCGGCGCCGCGGACGTCATCCGCTACCGCGACCTGTCCGACCTGACCGCCGAGCTGCCCGCGCTCGTGCGCGACCTGACCGCCGGCCGCGGCGTGCACGTCGTGTACGACTCGGTGGGCAGGGACACGTTCGACGCGTCGCTGGCGGCGCTGCGCACGCGCGGGACGCTCGTGCTGTTCGGCGGCTCGTCGGGTCAGGTCCCGCCGTTCGACCTGCAGCGGCTCAACGCCGCCGGGTCGCTGTTCGTCACCCGGCCGACGCTCGCCCACCACACGCTGACCCGCGACGAGCTCGAGTGGCGCTGGCGCGAGGTCGCCGAGCCCGCCGCCGCCGGTGCGCTCGACGTCCGCGTCGGCGCCACGTTCCCCCTCGCCGACGCGGCCGAGGCCCACCGCGCCCTCGAGGGGCGCGCCACCACCGGAAAGGTGCTGCTGCTCCCGTGACGTCCACGACGCCCTTCACGCCCCTGCCCGCGCCGACCCGCACGATCCGTGTCGAGGTCTGGTCGGACGTCGCCTGCCCCTGGTGCTTCATCGGCAAGCGCCGCTTCGCCGCCGCGCTCGCGCAGTTCCCCCACCGCGAGCGCGTCGAGGTCGTGTGGCGCTCCTACCAGCTCTCCCCGAGACGCCGACGGGTCCCGGCCGGCCCGAGGTGGACGCGCTCGCGCGGATGAAGGGGCTGGACCCCGCGCAGGTGCGCCAGATGTTCGCGCACGTCACCGCCGTCGCGGCGACCGACGGCCTGCGGTACGACTTCGACCGCACCCTCGCCTTCAACACGTTCGACGCCCACCGGCTGCTGCACCTCGCCGCGCGCGTCGGCGGCGCGGCCCTGGCCGACGCGACCATGGAGGCCCTCTTCTCGGCGCACTTCGAGCAGGGCGTCGACCTCGGTGCCGACGGCGCGCTCGTGGCGGTCGCGGAGCAGGTCGGCTTCGCCGAGCACGGCTGGGACGAGGCCCGCGTGGCCGCCGCGCTCGCCGGCGACGAGGAGGCCGACGCCGTGCGCGCCGACATCGCCGAGGCGCGGGCGCTCGGGGTCACCGGCGTGCCGTTCTTCGTCCTCGACCGCACGTACGCCGTCTCCGGTGCGCAGCCGGCGCAGGTGTTCGCGCAGCTGCTCGAGACCGGGTGGCGCGCGGCGAACCCGCTGGCCACCGTCGCGGCCGGGGAGGCGTGCACCGACGCGTCCTGCTGACGGGCCTCACGACGGTGCCGACGGCCCCGCCCCCTGAGGGGCCGCCGGCACCGGATCACGGGGCGCCGCGTCCCGCAGCGGCCAGCACGCCGGACCCGGGACGGTCCGGCGCGACGACGTCGACCTGGTCGAAGAACGCCACCTCGTGCTCGCACGAGCGGACGAACGCCGCGAGCATGCGCGCCCGCGTCGCCGCCCCGACCTCCCGCGTGGCGGCGTCGCACAGGCGCCGGGCCTCGTCGGCGGCCGCGGCGAACGCCGGGTCGCCGTACGTGCCGACCCAGTCGCCGTACGGGTGCCCCGCGAGGTCCCCGAACGCGCCAGGACGCGCGCGCCGATGTCCGCGTACAGCCAGTAGCACGGCAGCACCGCCGCCGTGAGCTCGGCGTACGAGCCGCGGGCCCCGACCGCCAGCAGGTGGTCGGTGTAGGCCGTCGTCACCGCGGACGGCGGGCCGTCCCACACGCGTCCCGTGCGGGTGAGGCGGTCGCGGTGCAGCTGCGCCTCGACGTCGAGGCACCGACTCGCCCCGCGCGCCCAGAACGCCTGCGCCGGGCCGTCGGGCGCGAGCTCGCTCGCCCGGGCCAGGACGCGCGAGTAGGCGGCCAGGTACAGCGCGTCCTGGTGCAGGTACGCCTCGAACGCCTCGGCCCGCAGCGTGCCGTCCGCGAGCGCCCGGACGAACGGCAGGTCGTCGCACGCGGCCCGCAGGTCCGCGACCGCGTCCCACGCCTCGTCCCCGAACGGCCGGGCGCCCAGCGTCGGGGCGTGGTGCAGGTGGTCCACCGGTCCCCGTCCCGACCCGACGGCGAGCGCCTCCCCCGCCGCGATCGCACCGGTCAGCCACGCCTTGGCCTCCCGCACCGCCGACACCCAGTCCGCGCGCCGCGGGCGCAGCGCGGCCACGGCCGCCGACAGCGAGCAGCCCGTCCCGTGCGTCGCCGTCGTGGCGAGGCGGACCGCGTCGAGCTCGACGACGGTCGTCGCGTCGACGACCGCGTCGGGGCTCGCGTCCCCGTCGAGGTGCCCGCCCTTGAGCAGGACCGTCACGTCCGAGGCCTGCGCGAGCCGGCGGGCCTGGTCCACCGCGTCGCGCCACGTGCGCGCCGTCGGCTCCCCGAGCAGCACGCCGAGCTCGGGCAGGTTGGGCGTCACGAGGTGGGCGTGCGGGACGAGCCGGCGCACCGCGTCCTCGGCGTCGCGGTCGAGGAGCCGGTCCCCGCTGGTCGCGACCATGACGGGGTCCAGCACGACGACCGGCGGGCGGGTGCGCGCGAGCCACGCGGCGACCTCGTCCGCGACGGCGCGGGTGCCCAGCATGCCGATCTTCACGGCGTCGACCGTCACGTCGTCGCTCACCGCGTCGAGCTGCGCGCGCAGGAAGTCCACGTCCGGCACGTGCACCGCGCGCACGCCGTGCGTGTTCTGCGCGACGAGCGCCGTCACGACCGCCATGCCGTACGCGCCGTGCGCGGCGAAGGACTTGAGGTCGGCGTGGATGCCGGCGCCGCCCGTGGGGTCGGTCCCCGCGACCGACAGCGCCCGGACCCGGGTCGGGACGCCGAGCGGGGCGCTCACCGGGTCACCGCCGCGAGGCCCGCCCGCGACCAGGCGTCGACCAGGTCGGCGGCGGCACGCCCGGGGTCGGCCGCGGCGCAGACCGCGCTCACGACCGCCACGGCGTGCGCACCCGCGGCCCGCAGGGCCGGCACGTCGTCCGCGGACAGGCCGCCGATCGCGACGACGGGCAGCGCCGTCGCGGCCGCCACCGCCCGCACGCCGTCGGCGCCGAGCGCGGGGCCGGCCTCCGGCTTGGTCGGGGTCAGCCGCACGGGGCCGCTGCCCACGTAGTCCGCGCCCACCGCGTCGGCGAGCCGGTCCGGGTGCGGCACCGACACGCCGACGACCGCGTCCGGCCCGAGCAGGGCCCGCACGTCGGCCACCTCGAGGTCCTGCCGGCCGACGTGCACGCCGTCGACGCGGGCACCGCGGGCCCGGGCCGCCAGCGCGACGTCGACGCGGTCGTCGACCAGCAGCAACGCGGTCGGCGCGTGCCGCAGGGCGTCGGCGACCGCGACCGTGAGCGCGACCTGCTCGCGGACGCCCGCACGCTTCGCGCGCACCTGCACGGTGCCGACGCCGGCGCGCACGGCCGCCGACGCGACGGCGGCCGGCGCGTGCCCGGACGCGGCGCACACGTCGGCGTCGAGGACGAGGTACGCCCCTGCGGGCAGGCGGGTCATGCGGGCACCGCCACGCGCGCGGCCGTCCGGGCCCGCTCGGCGACGTCGTCCGGGGCGAGGGCGTGCAGCGCGTCGAGCAGCGCGGCGGGGAACGAGCCCGGCCCGCGGGCGACCGTCGCGGCGCGCTCGGCGGACAGGCCGAGCGCCACCGTCGCGGCGACCCCCGCCGTGAGCGGGTCGGCGACGGCGCCGAACGCGGCGGTCAGCCCGCCGAGGGCGCAGCCCGCGCCCGTGATGGTCGTGAGCAGCGGGTGGCCCACGGCCAGACGCACGTGCGTGCGCCCGTCGGTCACGAGGTCCACGGGGCCCGAGACGGCGACCGCCCCGCCGGTGAGCCGGGCGACCTGCTCGGCGGCGACGACCGCGTCGTCCACGCCGTCGCGTGCGTCGACGCCGCGTGCGGCGGTCGCGAGGCCCGCGAGCGCGCGGACCTCGCCGGCGTTGCCGCGGACCACCGCCGGACGCTCGGCGAGCAGGCGCCCCGCGAGCCGCGTGCGGACCGACAGCACGCCGACGGCCACCGGGTCGAGCACCCACGGCGTGCCGGCCCCCGCGGCGACGGCGACGGTCGGCTCGACGGCCGCACGCTGGTCGGGCCCGAGCGTGCCGAGGTTGACGAGGACGGCACCGGCGACGGCGGCCAGCTCCTCGGCCTCGCCGGGCGCCGACGCCATCGCCGGCGACGCGCCGACCGCGAGCAGGGTGTTGGCGACGAGGTTCGTCGTCACCTCGTTGGTCAGGCACTGGACGAGCGGGGTCCGTGCCCGCAGGTCGGCCAACGCCGCCGCGGCGGCCGCGGCGAGGTCGGGTGGGCAGGGACGGCAGGCGTCGTCATCGCGACATCCCTTCGCTCGTGCTAACGAGATCAGGTTCGACGGGTGTGATCTCAGCCCTGCCTGGTGCAGGGCACCCCGTGTCGCCGGCCACCGTAGCGCAGCGAGGGACGCATCCGGACGGACCGGACCATTCCTCGGACCGGACGGCCGTCCGGAGCGGGCACGACGACGGGGGCGGGTCCGGTGGGACCCGCCCCCGTCGCAGGGGCCGGCGCGTCAGCGGCGCACGGTCACCGTCCGGCTCGTGCTGCCCTCGACGTTCGCGGCGTCGTCGGGGACGAAGACCGCGGTGAGGCGGTGC includes these proteins:
- the argC gene encoding N-acetyl-gamma-glutamyl-phosphate reductase — protein: MTFSVAVAGASGYAGGEVLRLLLDHPEARIGTLTAHSNAGTPLGDHHPHLVDLADRVLEPTSAQALAGHDVVVLALPHGASGAVAAELEALGEDPVVVDLGADHRLVDAGDWEAYYGSPHAGTWTYGLPELVVAETSARQRDRLAGARRIAVPGCNVTAVTLGLQPGVAAGLLDTTDLVAVLAVGYSGAGKSLKPHLLASEALGAAVPYAVGGTHRHIPEIAQNLRSAGATDVRTSFTPVLVPTSRGILATATARLAPGVEASDDELRAAWRAAYADEPFVHVLPDGRWPTTAATTGANTALVQVALDARAGRVVTVTAIDNLVKGTAGGAVQSLNIALGLPETLGLPRNGVAP
- a CDS encoding quinone oxidoreductase gives rise to the protein MRAVVAARAGGPEVLEPTDVADPAPGPDEVLVRVAAAGVNFIDTYRRTGTYPMSYPHVVGSEGAGEVVAVGPEVTTLAPGDRVAWADVPGSYAELVAVPERSALVVPPGLDDRTAAALPLQGMTAHYLAASTFPLERGHDVLLHAAAGGVGLLLTQLAAARGARVIGTVGSAEKEALARAAGAADVIRYRDLSDLTAELPALVRDLTAGRGVHVVYDSVGRDTFDASLAALRTRGTLVLFGGSSGQVPPFDLQRLNAAGSLFVTRPTLAHHTLTRDELEWRWREVAEPAAAGALDVRVGATFPLADAAEAHRALEGRATTGKVLLLP
- a CDS encoding DsbA family protein — translated: MTSTTPFTPLPAPTRTIRVEVWSDVACPWCFIGKRRFAAALAQFPHRERVEVVWRSYQLSPRRRRVPAGPRWTRSRG
- a CDS encoding DsbA family protein, translated to MKGLDPAQVRQMFAHVTAVAATDGLRYDFDRTLAFNTFDAHRLLHLAARVGGAALADATMEALFSAHFEQGVDLGADGALVAVAEQVGFAEHGWDEARVAAALAGDEEADAVRADIAEARALGVTGVPFFVLDRTYAVSGAQPAQVFAQLLETGWRAANPLATVAAGEACTDASC
- the thiE gene encoding thiamine phosphate synthase, with product MTRLPAGAYLVLDADVCAASGHAPAAVASAAVRAGVGTVQVRAKRAGVREQVALTVAVADALRHAPTALLLVDDRVDVALAARARGARVDGVHVGRQDLEVADVRALLGPDAVVGVSVPHPDRLADAVGADYVGSGPVRLTPTKPEAGPALGADGVRAVAAATALPVVAIGGLSADDVPALRAAGAHAVAVVSAVCAAADPGRAAADLVDAWSRAGLAAVTR
- the thiM gene encoding hydroxyethylthiazole kinase; translated protein: MSLARAKGCRDDDACRPCPPDLAAAAAAALADLRARTPLVQCLTNEVTTNLVANTLLAVGASPAMASAPGEAEELAAVAGAVLVNLGTLGPDQRAAVEPTVAVAAGAGTPWVLDPVAVGVLSVRTRLAGRLLAERPAVVRGNAGEVRALAGLATAARGVDARDGVDDAVVAAEQVARLTGGAVAVSGPVDLVTDGRTHVRLAVGHPLLTTITGAGCALGGLTAAFGAVADPLTAGVAATVALGLSAERAATVARGPGSFPAALLDALHALAPDDVAERARTAARVAVPA